CAAAGCCAGGTCAGGCTTGCCAAGATGATCCAGCACCAGGTGATGCCGGTCGTGGCGTGCGGCAAACCCGGCGGCTTCAGCCAGATGGCGGTGCGTCACCAGCAGATCCCAGACATAGCCCCGCTGTTGAACAAGATGCATTGAGTGACTGACGCTTTGCAGTTCCATCCAGTGAGCCGGTGCGGCTTCATCCTGAATCTGATGGCGGAATCCGCGTAGCTCTGGCCGATCCTGAAAAGCCTCCAGTTGCTGTCCAATATCGTTGCTCTGCATATCGATCCAGCCCACCACCGCTTTCACCTCCGGTGTCTGTTTTGCCACCTCAAGCAGCCAGCGGGTCTCTTCCGCCGTTTGTCGCGCCTGCACCAGCACGCTGCCCGCAATGCCTTCAGAGGCCAGCTTCCCGGTCAGATGCTCCGGCATAAAATCCTGTTTCAGCCGCCCCATCTCTTCGCCGATCCAGCCATACTGCTGCGGCTGATAGCGCCAGAAGTGCTGATGGGCATCAATTCGCCGCGTCATCAGGCTGGCTCCAGGTCACGGGCACGAAAACGGTACTGTTCGATCGAAGCCGGGAACATTTCGATGGAAAAACCAGCGTGCTCCGGTGGCATATAGGCCGCTCCTTTGATCACGCAGGGATGGACAAAGTGTTCGTGCAGATGGTCCACATATTCAATGACCCGGCCCTCGTGCGTTCCGGCTATACAGAGAAAATCAATCATCGACAGATGCTGCACGTATTCACACAGCCCTACTCCTCCCGCATGGGGGCAGACTGGCAGATTGTATTTCGCGGCCATCAGCATCACGGCGAGGATTTCATTTACGCCGCCCATGCGGCAGGCATCAATCTGCACCACATCGATGGCACCCCGCATAATGAACTGTTTGAACATAATGCGGTTCTGGCACATCTCTCCGGTAGCGACTTTGACCGGGGCAATCCCCTCGCGGATACGACGGTGGCCCTCGATGTCATCCGGGCTGGTGGGCTCTTCAATGAACCACGGATTAGCAAAGGCCAGTTTATTGACCCAGGGAATAGCCTCATTGGTTTCCCAGACCTGATTAGCATCAATCATCAGCTTACGATCCGGGCCGATCACTTCACGCGCGATGGTGACCCGACGAATATCATCTTCCAGATCCCGGCCTACTTTCAGCTTCAGATAGTCGAACCCGGCATCCACCGCTTCCTGACACAGGCGGCGAAGTTTGTCATCGGGATAGCCCAGCCAGCCCGCAGAAGTGGTGTAGCAGGGATAGCCCTCTTTCATCAGCGTTTGCAGACGCTGCTCTTTGTTATCCGCCTGCTGACGAAGCAGAGTCAGCGCCTCCTCCGGGGTTATACAGTCGGTGATGTAGCGGAAATCCACACAGCGCACCAGCTCCTCTGGCGACATTTCCGCTACCAGTCGCCACAGCGGTTTCCCCTCTGCCTTACTCCACAGATCCCACACGGCGTTGATCACCGCCCCGGTCGCCAGGTGGATCGCGCCCTTATCCGGCCCAATCCAGCGTAGCTGGCTGTCGCTGGTAAAGGAGCGCCAGAATGCGCCCATATCGGCAGTAATGGCTGCCAGTTCACGCCCCGTTACCAGATGCTCAAGCGCGCGGATCGCTGCACAACAAATTTCATTCCCCCGGCCAATAGTAAATGTCAGCCCGTGTCCGCTAAGAGCCGGGTTGTCCGTTTCTAAAATCACATAAGCCGCTGAATAATCCGGGTCCGGATTCATGGCGTCCGATCCATCCAGCGAGAGAGAGGTCGGGAAACGGATATCTTCAACGCGCAGTGCCGTAATCGTGGTCATACGAGCTTCCTTTTCAGTGCTGACTTATGCCTGAGTGGTGATTTGACACTGTTCGCCCAGCCCTTCAATCCCCAGACGAATCTCTTGCCCGGCCCGTAAGTAGACCGGTGGCTTCTGGCCCATACCCACGCCTGGCGGCGTGCCGGTAGAGATAACATCGCCGGGTTGCAGGCTCATAAAACGGCTGAGATAACTGATGATTTCCGGAATTTTAAAGATCATGGTGCTGGTGTTACCGTCCTGATAGCGTTTGCCGTCCACCTCCAGCCAGAGATGCAGCTGATTCGGATCCGCTATCTCATCGGTCGTCACCAGCCACGGCCCGAGTGGCCCAAAGGTGTCGCAACCTTTGCCTTTATCCCAGGTGCCGCCCCGCTCGATCTGAAACTCACGTTCAGAGACATCGTTGATCACGCAATAACCGGCAACATGGGAAAGTGCCTCCGCCTCGCTGATATAGCGGCCCCCTTTGCCAATCACCACGCCAAGCTCCACTTCCCAGTCGGTCTTTTGTGAGTCACGGGGAATTTCGACCGCGTCATTCGGCCCCACGATAGCGCTGGTCCATTTACTGAATACCACCGGTTGCTTTGGAATTTCAGCCCCGGTCTCTGCGGCGTGATCGGCATAATTCAGGCCGATGCAGATAAACTTGCCCACATTGCCCACACAGGCTGCAATTCTTGGATTGCCTTCCACCAGCGGTAAAGCGTCAGTATTGAGCTTGCGAAGCTTATCCAGCGAGGCCGGGAGCAGGGCATTATCAGAAAGATCTTCAATCACCCCGGAGAGATCGCGGAGTTTGCCCTGCGCATCCAGCATGGCCGGACGCTCTTCTCCGGGCTGACCATAACGTAATAATTTCATCTCTGATCCTTTTGGTTAAAAGTGGCGGCTCAGTTGCTCCAGCCACCATCAATAATCTGTACCGTGCCTGTGGTGTAGGCGCTGGCATCTGAAGCCAGGTATAACGCCAGCTGGGCGATCTCCTGAGTTTTACCAATGCGCCCGATCGGCTGGCGGGCCACGAAAGCCTGATAAACCTCTTCCACGCTGCGCCCTTCAGCGAGTGCCTGTTCGGCGATGCGCTGATGCAAAGAGGGAGATTCAACGGTGCCAGGGCAGATAGCATTGCAGCGGATCCCTTTTGCGACGTAATCCGCCGCTACGGAACGGGTCAGGCCAATCACCGCCGCCTTGGAGGCGCTGTAGGCAAAACGGTTGGGCACCCCTTTAATGCTGGATGCGACCGAAGACATATTGATGATCGACCCTTTTTGCTGCGCCAGCATGGCAGGAAGAAAAGCCCGGATGGTGTGGAACATCGCCGTGACGTTCAGATCCAGGGCAAATTGCCACTCCTGTTCAGTGCAGCTCAGGATATCCCCGCTGTGCACCACGCCTGCACAGTTGAACAACACATCAAGGGTGCCGATCTCTTCTGCCAGCGCGTGGATCGCCTGCGCATCGGTCACATCCAGAATCCGTGCCGTTACGCCGGAAATACCCTGCAAATTTGCAACATTGATATCGGTCGCTATCACTTCTGCCCCTGCGCTGGCAAAAAGTTGGGCCGTATTAAGCCCAATCCCCTGCCCTGCAGCGGTGATCAGGACTTTTTTACCCTCAAGATCCATAACGTCTCCCTGGTTTCAAAGGACTAATGGTCAGGCCATTAACGGTGAAAAAAAACGTTTTAAGCGGGGCCCTTTTGCTATCATTCAGGGCATACAGAGCTTAAAACGCATTCTTGTTAACTAGTTTTTCACATTTTAAAAACAAAGCAGCAAGAGCAATTTCCCGTAAGTGCTGGCTGAATCGCTTAACCTAAAAGGGCATCTGCTGACCCATGCCGATAAAAAAATTAGAAAATCCAAGAATTTACCGACAGATTGCCGATCAGCTAAAAATGCTGATTGCCAGCGGTGAATTCCCTCCCGGCAGCAAGCTTCCGGCAGAACGCGATCTGGCCAGTCAGTTACAGGTCAGCCGGGCTTCGGTGCGCGAAGCTTTAATTGCGCTGGAGGTGATAGGGCTGGTGGATGTGCGGGTAGGCAACGGCGTGATTGTCTGCGATATCGCTTCACCGCCTTCAGAAGAGCCGGTGATGATGCAGGCAGGCCGCGATCAGTGGGCAGATGTGGATGATGAACTGGATATCCAGCTGGATTTCAGTGCGGAGCTGCCGCCCTTTTCTCTGCTGCAAACCCGCAGACTGATTGAACCTGAAACTGCTGCCCTGGCTGCGCGCCACGCTTCAGAAGCTGAACTGGCGTTGATTGAACAGGCTTATCAGCAGAACTGCAGGGATAACCGTCAGGGTTCAGCGACGCATCCGGGTGACAGGCTTTTCCATATTCGTATTGCGCAGGCCAGCGGCAATCCAGCCTATGCTTTTGTGATTGCGCATCTGCTGGGCCACCGCTATGGCAGCATGTTCCGCAGCCTGCAACAGCATTACACCCCGCAGGATATGCCCCACCGTTCTGAAACCGAACATCTGGCGATCCTGCAGGCGCTGAAAGCCCGCGATCCGCGAGCGGCTAAAAAAGCGATGAAGGATCACCTGGATGCAGTGATTGAGATTTTCGGGCGGGGATAAAAAATAGCCGGAAAAATGAGTGCGGCGCATGACAGGTAATCCCCCTGCCTGGCGTGACAGGCTCTGTCCTGCACGCTCAAAGCACGCCTTCATTCTCCGGCTGTTCAGACTTTATGTATCACCAGCGAAATACTGTACGACCGATCGTGATGTTTTTCAGCGGTCACCTAGCGGCGGTTACGCACCAGCTGATAACGGCGGGTCAGATATTCCACCGGCGCGCTCCAGATATGCACCAGACGGCAGAACGGGAACAGCAGGAACAGCGTCATGCCCAGTACCATATGCAGGCGAAATATTGGTGCCACGCCTTCAAGATGCTGAGAAGCACCGCCGTGGAAAGTCACCACCGCCTGCGCCCAGGCCACCAGCTTCATCATCTCGCTGCCGTCCAGATGCTGGGCGGAGAACGGGATGGTCAGCAGTCCCAGAGTGACCTGAACCACCAGCAGCGTCATAATCAAAATATCGCCGAAGCTACTGGTGGCTCTGATGCGGGGATTAAACAGGCGACGTTTTAACAACAAAGCCCCACCCACCAGCGTCAGCAAGCCACAAATTCCACCGGCGATCATCGCCAGCTTCTGTTTCACATCAATCGGCAGGAAGGCTTGGTACATCCAGTGTGGCGTCAGCATGCCCACAATGTGCCCGAAGAAGATGCCAATGATGCCGATATGGAACAGATTCGAGGCCAGGCGCATCCCTTTTTTATCCAGCATCTGGCTTGAACCTGCCCGCCAGCTGTACTGACCGTAGTCGTAACGCAGCCAGCTACCGATCAGGAAAACGGCTCCCGCCAGATAGGGATAGATGTCGAAAAAGAACTGAGATAAATAGTGCATGATTAATGTCCTGTGGATCGTGAAGTGGCCTGCGCCACATCCAGATACTGGGGTGCTACCGCCCCGGCAAAACGTCGCTGGTGCGCAGACTGCTGTGCAGAGGCGCATCCCTGCTCACCAAGGAACCTGACCTGCTCCTCTTCCCAGACGGCATCCAGCGCGGCGGGGGTATCATCGCGGGCTTCTTTCCCAACCTGAGACTCAAGGGCTTCTGCCCTGATACCGGAGTGGGAAAGCGACAGCAACGCGTCAAATAACAGCGCATAAGGGCTTTCGCGCTGGAGTAAGCGCGCGGCCAGCAGGGCCAGAATCGGCGCAATATCCTGCAACCCACCGCGGGCACGTTCGGTGGAACCATTCCCCAGATACTCCAGGTAGAGCGGCAGATAATCCGGCAGCTCTTTTGAATCCAGCTCCAGGCCATCCGCCCGGTACTGGTCCAGCAGATCAACCATTGCCTGGCCGCGATCGCGTGACTCGCCGTGCACATGTTCAAACAGCAGCAGCGAGGTAGCCCGGCCACGATCGAACAGCTCGCAGTAGTCCGCCTGCACATCCAGCAACGGACGGGTGCAGAAATCGGTAATGAACTTTACCAGCCCTGAAAGGTGTGGCTGATCCAGTTCCGCCGCCTGCTCCAGCGCCTCAATGACATCCTGATAATGATCGAACAGATCCCGATCCGGATAATCCAGCAGGCGACCGATTGCGCGTAAGGTGATCATGAGCGATCCTCCTGCGGCGGCGTTTTACGGCCCACATCGATGGCATCAATACGGCGGCTGTTGAACAGGTTGAATTTGCTGTCGCTGCCGTGGCAGCCGTCGCCGAAGCTGAAGCCGCAGCTCTTGCTTTCCGGGAAGGCTTCACGGGCCAGTTCACGGTGGCTGGAAGGCACCACGAAGCGATCTTCGTAGTTAGCAATGGCCAGATAGCGGTACATCTCCTGCGCCTGTGCCTCTGTCAGCCCTACCTGTTCCAGCGCGCGGGTATCCACTTCGCCGTCGACAGTTTCCGCACGTTTGTAGTGACGCATCGCCAGCATACGTTTCAGAGCCAGCAGCACCGGGGCGGTATCGCCAGCGGTCAGCAGGTTCGCCAGATACTGCACCGGAATACGCAGGCTCCCGACGTCTGGCAGCACACCGCTGTGCCCCAGCTCACCCGCATCGGCCACGGACTGAATTGGCGACAGCGGTGGCACGTACCACACCATTGGCAGCGTGCGGTATTCAGGATGCAGCGGCAGCGCCAGCTTCCAGTCCATCGCCATTTTGTACACCGGCGAACGCTGAGCGGCATCAATCACGCTGTGCGGGATACCGTCGGCCAGCGCCTGCTCAATCACCGCCGGATCGTTGGGATCCAGGAAGATATCCAGCTGGCGCTGATAGAGATCTTTCTCGTTCTCTGCCGAAGCCGCCTGCTCGATACGATCGGCGTCATACAGCAGCACGCCCAGATAACGAATACGGCCCACGCAGGTTTCGGAACAGACCGTTGGCTGGCCTGCTTCAATGCGGGGATAGCAGAAGATGCATTTCTCAGACTTGCCGCTCTTCCAGTTAAAGTAGATTTTTTTATACGGGCAGCCGGTCAGGCACATCCGCCAGCCACGGCATTTGTCCTGATCGATCAGCACGATGCCATCTTCGCCACGCTTGTAGATAGCGCCACTTGGACAGGTCGCCACGCACGCCGGATTAAGGCAATGCTCGCAAAGGCGCGGCAGATACATCATGAAAGTGTTTTCAAACTGGCCGTACATCTCTTTCTGGATATTATCGAAATTCTTGTCTGCGGAGCGTTTGGAGAACTCACCGCCCAGGATCTCTTCCCAGTTGGGGCCGTTTTCGATCTTCTTCATCCGCTTACCGGTGATCAACGACCGGGGACGGGCGATCGGCTGGTGTTTCCCTGCCGGTGCCGTGTGCAGATTCTGGTAATCAAAATCAAACGGCTCGTAATAGTCATCCAG
This genomic window from Erwinia sp. E_sp_B01_1 contains:
- a CDS encoding fumarylacetoacetate hydrolase family protein encodes the protein MKLLRYGQPGEERPAMLDAQGKLRDLSGVIEDLSDNALLPASLDKLRKLNTDALPLVEGNPRIAACVGNVGKFICIGLNYADHAAETGAEIPKQPVVFSKWTSAIVGPNDAVEIPRDSQKTDWEVELGVVIGKGGRYISEAEALSHVAGYCVINDVSEREFQIERGGTWDKGKGCDTFGPLGPWLVTTDEIADPNQLHLWLEVDGKRYQDGNTSTMIFKIPEIISYLSRFMSLQPGDVISTGTPPGVGMGQKPPVYLRAGQEIRLGIEGLGEQCQITTQA
- a CDS encoding SDR family oxidoreductase produces the protein MDLEGKKVLITAAGQGIGLNTAQLFASAGAEVIATDINVANLQGISGVTARILDVTDAQAIHALAEEIGTLDVLFNCAGVVHSGDILSCTEQEWQFALDLNVTAMFHTIRAFLPAMLAQQKGSIINMSSVASSIKGVPNRFAYSASKAAVIGLTRSVAADYVAKGIRCNAICPGTVESPSLHQRIAEQALAEGRSVEEVYQAFVARQPIGRIGKTQEIAQLALYLASDASAYTTGTVQIIDGGWSN
- the narI gene encoding respiratory nitrate reductase subunit gamma produces the protein MHYLSQFFFDIYPYLAGAVFLIGSWLRYDYGQYSWRAGSSQMLDKKGMRLASNLFHIGIIGIFFGHIVGMLTPHWMYQAFLPIDVKQKLAMIAGGICGLLTLVGGALLLKRRLFNPRIRATSSFGDILIMTLLVVQVTLGLLTIPFSAQHLDGSEMMKLVAWAQAVVTFHGGASQHLEGVAPIFRLHMVLGMTLFLLFPFCRLVHIWSAPVEYLTRRYQLVRNRR
- a CDS encoding amidohydrolase family protein: MTRRIDAHQHFWRYQPQQYGWIGEEMGRLKQDFMPEHLTGKLASEGIAGSVLVQARQTAEETRWLLEVAKQTPEVKAVVGWIDMQSNDIGQQLEAFQDRPELRGFRHQIQDEAAPAHWMELQSVSHSMHLVQQRGYVWDLLVTHRHLAEAAGFAARHDRHHLVLDHLGKPDLALGARHWAKQIAPLAALPHVSCKLSGLLTEPRPAGFTLNDLLPFIDAALEAFGSDRLMAGSDWPVCLLAGEYEDAWQGVQRAISSLSVSEQQAISGGNACRIYRIEDVEA
- a CDS encoding L-fuconate dehydratase — protein: MTTITALRVEDIRFPTSLSLDGSDAMNPDPDYSAAYVILETDNPALSGHGLTFTIGRGNEICCAAIRALEHLVTGRELAAITADMGAFWRSFTSDSQLRWIGPDKGAIHLATGAVINAVWDLWSKAEGKPLWRLVAEMSPEELVRCVDFRYITDCITPEEALTLLRQQADNKEQRLQTLMKEGYPCYTTSAGWLGYPDDKLRRLCQEAVDAGFDYLKLKVGRDLEDDIRRVTIAREVIGPDRKLMIDANQVWETNEAIPWVNKLAFANPWFIEEPTSPDDIEGHRRIREGIAPVKVATGEMCQNRIMFKQFIMRGAIDVVQIDACRMGGVNEILAVMLMAAKYNLPVCPHAGGVGLCEYVQHLSMIDFLCIAGTHEGRVIEYVDHLHEHFVHPCVIKGAAYMPPEHAGFSIEMFPASIEQYRFRARDLEPA
- the narH gene encoding nitrate reductase subunit beta, which gives rise to MKIRSQVGMVLNLDKCIGCHTCSVTCKNVWTSREGMEYAWFNNVESKPGVGYPHAWEDQQKWKGGWIRKINGKLEPRMGSRIGLLSKIFANPDVPALDDYYEPFDFDYQNLHTAPAGKHQPIARPRSLITGKRMKKIENGPNWEEILGGEFSKRSADKNFDNIQKEMYGQFENTFMMYLPRLCEHCLNPACVATCPSGAIYKRGEDGIVLIDQDKCRGWRMCLTGCPYKKIYFNWKSGKSEKCIFCYPRIEAGQPTVCSETCVGRIRYLGVLLYDADRIEQAASAENEKDLYQRQLDIFLDPNDPAVIEQALADGIPHSVIDAAQRSPVYKMAMDWKLALPLHPEYRTLPMVWYVPPLSPIQSVADAGELGHSGVLPDVGSLRIPVQYLANLLTAGDTAPVLLALKRMLAMRHYKRAETVDGEVDTRALEQVGLTEAQAQEMYRYLAIANYEDRFVVPSSHRELAREAFPESKSCGFSFGDGCHGSDSKFNLFNSRRIDAIDVGRKTPPQEDRS
- a CDS encoding FadR/GntR family transcriptional regulator, giving the protein MPIKKLENPRIYRQIADQLKMLIASGEFPPGSKLPAERDLASQLQVSRASVREALIALEVIGLVDVRVGNGVIVCDIASPPSEEPVMMQAGRDQWADVDDELDIQLDFSAELPPFSLLQTRRLIEPETAALAARHASEAELALIEQAYQQNCRDNRQGSATHPGDRLFHIRIAQASGNPAYAFVIAHLLGHRYGSMFRSLQQHYTPQDMPHRSETEHLAILQALKARDPRAAKKAMKDHLDAVIEIFGRG
- the narJ gene encoding nitrate reductase molybdenum cofactor assembly chaperone; translation: MITLRAIGRLLDYPDRDLFDHYQDVIEALEQAAELDQPHLSGLVKFITDFCTRPLLDVQADYCELFDRGRATSLLLFEHVHGESRDRGQAMVDLLDQYRADGLELDSKELPDYLPLYLEYLGNGSTERARGGLQDIAPILALLAARLLQRESPYALLFDALLSLSHSGIRAEALESQVGKEARDDTPAALDAVWEEEQVRFLGEQGCASAQQSAHQRRFAGAVAPQYLDVAQATSRSTGH